A window of Gemmatimonadota bacterium contains these coding sequences:
- a CDS encoding UvrD-helicase domain-containing protein — protein sequence MTRPLTRAQRAVLETPGHLLVDAGAGSGKTTTVVQALCHQLGVTVHAEGGPVAPVAHPLTFEQLAAITFTNQAAADLQRKLRGALRAAGHAELASDVDAARIGTIHGFCADLLRDFALRARTRPGRTVITEGEAAVLRADSVRAVLHAALDRGDVPGLDALLGGRRLKQITEWLVAASEDTDRLARWAAHHHLLRAHERALLALAQRVAEAHTAELDARGELDFDRMIVATRDLLLDDEVRRAAQRRIRLLVVDEFQDVDPVQRDIAERLGGLAAAGDPDPARLILVGDPKQSIYRFRRADVTVWNGVASRFRAGDGTVVELAENFRSKAAILGFVDAVIGPELDAPVSPELGRQPFEVDYRPLDARAPGHEGDHAVELLLVPAGEKDKARKVDEVRTLEAAGIAARVRALRDAGRAWREIAVLLVSWSDVDRYATALRSAGVPVYVRRGEGFWEAREVLDAVLALRVIRDPSDDVAMVGLLRSPFVGVRDDTLFALARARDAAAHAHAIAPVLADVPHERELLARAQALLARFAPLRDRLPTHELLQRLLEESGYAAAAALMADGAQRLANLRKLVRLATATPEQSLGEFLREIEEARERADKEAPERLYGESGDVVTITSVHGAKGLEWPVVIWADLARQRQASTDAFLKGRDRFAIKSDDASDEESGTKDPEHEAVKAQELLESDAEARRLWYVATTRAKELLIVTGIPLGELKGESVAVRLRGALPALGTASEVTYASRAGVTYHARVQLLGPAADAVPLPVEATPRPVLSLPPAPHAVPAGSTRLSATQLMTFARDPQQWRRTYVTRFDPALLGQDGSRSGRAVVAGQVVHDVLERIGDGELELDLLLEQAIARWDEDAPDAESDLGRQYRVFLRVRVEAAQRAPAWRALVAMPSARRELAFMRIRPDGTAINGAFDLAAVEGDTVRILDLKNSTASVDALAERYRVQAAVYADAARAISGAAACHFALLALPSATSVPVAPIEDLDGIIARLRG from the coding sequence GTGACGCGTCCTCTCACGCGGGCACAGCGCGCCGTCCTCGAGACGCCCGGACACCTGCTCGTCGATGCGGGCGCCGGCTCCGGCAAGACGACGACCGTCGTGCAGGCGCTCTGTCACCAGCTCGGCGTCACCGTGCACGCCGAGGGCGGACCGGTCGCGCCGGTCGCGCATCCGCTCACCTTCGAGCAGCTCGCGGCGATCACCTTCACCAACCAGGCGGCCGCCGATCTCCAGCGGAAGCTGCGCGGTGCGCTGCGCGCGGCGGGCCACGCCGAGCTCGCGTCGGACGTGGATGCGGCGCGCATCGGCACCATCCACGGCTTCTGCGCCGACCTGTTGCGCGACTTCGCGCTCCGCGCGCGCACCCGGCCCGGGCGCACCGTGATCACCGAGGGCGAGGCGGCCGTCCTCCGTGCCGACAGCGTGCGCGCCGTGCTGCACGCGGCGCTCGACAGGGGCGATGTCCCGGGACTCGACGCCCTGCTCGGCGGCCGCCGTCTCAAGCAGATCACCGAATGGCTCGTCGCCGCCTCGGAGGACACCGACCGCCTCGCGCGATGGGCGGCGCACCACCATCTGCTGCGGGCGCATGAGCGCGCCCTCCTCGCGCTCGCCCAGCGCGTCGCCGAGGCGCACACCGCCGAACTCGACGCGCGCGGCGAGCTCGACTTCGACCGGATGATCGTCGCCACGCGCGACCTCCTCCTCGACGACGAGGTGCGGCGCGCGGCGCAGCGGCGCATCCGGCTCCTCGTCGTGGACGAGTTCCAGGACGTGGACCCCGTGCAGCGCGACATCGCCGAACGCCTCGGGGGCCTCGCGGCCGCCGGCGATCCGGATCCCGCCCGCCTCATCCTCGTCGGCGACCCCAAGCAGAGCATCTATCGCTTCCGTCGCGCCGACGTGACCGTGTGGAACGGCGTCGCGAGCCGCTTCCGTGCCGGCGACGGCACGGTGGTGGAGCTCGCCGAGAACTTCCGCAGCAAGGCCGCCATCCTCGGCTTCGTCGACGCGGTCATCGGTCCCGAGCTCGATGCGCCGGTATCGCCCGAGCTCGGGCGGCAGCCGTTCGAAGTGGACTACCGGCCGCTGGACGCGCGCGCGCCGGGGCACGAGGGTGATCATGCGGTCGAGCTGCTCCTCGTGCCCGCGGGGGAGAAGGACAAGGCGCGCAAGGTCGACGAGGTGCGCACGCTCGAGGCCGCGGGGATCGCCGCGCGCGTGCGCGCGCTCCGCGACGCCGGGCGCGCGTGGCGCGAGATCGCGGTGCTCCTCGTCTCGTGGTCGGACGTGGATCGCTACGCGACCGCGCTCCGGTCGGCCGGGGTGCCCGTCTACGTGCGCCGCGGCGAGGGCTTCTGGGAGGCGCGCGAGGTGCTCGACGCCGTGCTCGCGCTCCGCGTGATCCGCGATCCCTCCGATGACGTGGCGATGGTGGGGCTCCTGCGCAGTCCGTTCGTCGGCGTGCGCGACGACACCCTGTTCGCCCTCGCCCGCGCGCGGGACGCCGCCGCGCACGCGCACGCGATCGCGCCGGTGCTCGCCGACGTGCCGCACGAGCGCGAGCTGCTCGCGCGCGCGCAGGCGCTGCTCGCGCGCTTCGCGCCGTTGCGCGACCGCCTGCCGACGCACGAACTGCTGCAGCGGCTGCTCGAGGAGTCCGGGTACGCCGCGGCCGCCGCGCTCATGGCCGACGGTGCGCAGCGCCTCGCCAACCTGCGCAAGCTCGTGCGGCTCGCGACCGCCACCCCGGAGCAGTCCCTCGGCGAGTTCCTCCGCGAGATCGAGGAGGCGCGCGAGCGCGCGGACAAGGAGGCGCCGGAGCGCCTGTACGGCGAGAGCGGCGACGTGGTCACGATCACCTCGGTCCACGGCGCGAAGGGGCTCGAGTGGCCGGTCGTGATCTGGGCCGACCTCGCGCGGCAGCGTCAGGCCAGCACCGACGCCTTCCTCAAGGGGCGTGATCGGTTCGCCATCAAGTCGGACGACGCCTCGGATGAGGAATCGGGGACGAAGGATCCGGAGCACGAGGCGGTGAAGGCGCAGGAGCTCCTCGAGTCGGACGCCGAGGCGCGGCGCCTCTGGTACGTCGCGACGACGCGCGCCAAGGAACTGCTCATCGTGACGGGGATCCCGCTCGGCGAGCTCAAGGGGGAGTCGGTCGCGGTGCGGCTGCGTGGAGCGCTGCCCGCGCTCGGCACCGCGTCGGAGGTGACCTATGCGAGCCGCGCCGGGGTCACCTACCACGCCCGCGTCCAGCTGCTCGGTCCGGCCGCCGACGCGGTGCCGCTCCCGGTGGAGGCGACCCCGCGCCCCGTGCTCTCGCTGCCGCCAGCGCCGCATGCGGTGCCCGCCGGGTCGACGCGGCTCTCGGCCACGCAGCTCATGACGTTCGCGCGCGATCCGCAGCAGTGGCGGCGCACCTACGTGACCCGCTTCGATCCCGCACTGCTCGGGCAGGACGGCTCGCGCAGCGGGCGCGCGGTCGTCGCCGGCCAGGTGGTGCACGACGTGCTCGAACGCATCGGCGATGGCGAACTCGAACTCGACCTGCTCCTCGAGCAGGCGATCGCGCGCTGGGACGAGGACGCGCCCGACGCCGAGAGCGATCTCGGCCGTCAGTACCGCGTGTTCCTGCGCGTGCGCGTGGAGGCGGCCCAGCGCGCGCCGGCCTGGCGCGCCCTCGTCGCGATGCCGAGCGCGCGACGCGAGCTCGCGTTCATGCGCATCCGGCCTGACGGCACCGCGATCAACGGCGCGTTCGACCTCGCGGCCGTCGAGGGCGACACGGTGCGCATCCTCGACCTCAAGAACAGCACCGCCTCCGTCGATGCGCTCGCGGAGCGGTACCGCGTGCAGGCCGCGGTCTACGCCGACGCGGCGCGCGCCATCTCCGGAGCCGCGGCGTGCCACTTCGCGCTGCTCGCGCTCCCGTCGGCGACGAGCGTGCCGGTGGCACCCATCGAGGACCTCGACGGGATCATCGCACGGTTGCGGGGCTGA
- a CDS encoding family 43 glycosylhydrolase produces the protein MTAKPAVAALLLVASLAAAAAHQPRAGNPILPGWYADPEAHVFAGEYWIHPTYSARYGQQVFMDAFSSRDLITWTKHERIIDTAAVKWAKRAMWAPSIVEKDGWYYLFFGANDIQSDTQPGGIGVARSRSPGGPFVDHLGKPLIDKFHNGAQPIDQMVFRDPADGQWYIVYGGWRHCNIARLNADFTAIVPFADGTLYKEITPTGYVEGAFMLIKDGKYYFMWSEGGWTGPNYAVAYAIGDSPLGPFERIGKILQQDSTVATGAGHHSVLHSPSGKWYIAYHRRPLGETDRDHRVVSLDELRFDARGRIEPVRITREGVAADPIAR, from the coding sequence ATGACCGCCAAGCCTGCCGTTGCCGCCCTGCTCCTCGTCGCCTCGCTCGCCGCCGCCGCGGCGCACCAGCCCCGCGCGGGGAATCCCATCCTCCCCGGCTGGTACGCCGACCCCGAGGCCCACGTCTTCGCCGGCGAGTACTGGATCCATCCCACCTACTCGGCGCGCTACGGCCAGCAGGTCTTCATGGATGCCTTCTCGTCCCGTGACCTCATCACCTGGACGAAGCACGAGCGGATCATCGATACCGCCGCCGTGAAGTGGGCGAAGCGCGCGATGTGGGCGCCGTCGATCGTGGAGAAGGACGGCTGGTACTATCTCTTCTTCGGCGCGAACGACATCCAGAGCGACACCCAGCCGGGTGGCATCGGCGTGGCGCGCTCGCGCTCGCCCGGCGGGCCGTTCGTCGACCACCTCGGCAAGCCGCTCATCGACAAGTTCCACAACGGCGCCCAGCCGATCGACCAGATGGTCTTCCGCGACCCGGCGGACGGGCAGTGGTACATCGTGTACGGCGGCTGGCGGCACTGCAACATCGCGCGATTGAATGCCGACTTCACCGCGATCGTCCCCTTCGCCGACGGCACGCTGTACAAGGAGATCACGCCCACCGGGTACGTGGAGGGCGCGTTCATGCTCATCAAGGACGGCAAGTACTACTTCATGTGGTCGGAGGGCGGCTGGACCGGCCCGAACTACGCCGTGGCGTACGCGATCGGCGACTCGCCGCTCGGTCCCTTCGAGCGCATCGGGAAGATCCTCCAGCAGGACTCCACCGTCGCGACCGGGGCGGGGCACCACTCGGTACTGCACTCGCCGTCGGGCAAGTGGTACATCGCCTACCATCGCCGCCCGCTCGGCGAGACTGACCGCGATCATCGCGTGGTGAGCCTCGACGAGCTGCGGTTCGATGCGCGCGGGCGGATCGAACCGGTGCGCATCACGCGCGAAGGGGTGGCGGCGGACCCGATCGCGCGCTGA
- a CDS encoding PD-(D/E)XK nuclease family protein gives MATLHVTRLLDPAQLLARAVDGLFPLAPSSAEQPWPTLSAWVVLRQGGLRDDLIRLAAQRGVPGWFDAPICLFNEIESRWAAEPVDAPLNDAEREALLSVLLAEHAVGLLGGTQGYEAWVPAVDRFIGEVVAEGISVAELRRALDATATDAPSRARAAVLGTVFAEWEAALARERRVDGRDAKVLLARVIAEDPEGFAMRLGKRREIRLVGLADLRGGWRPLLRALEASSAIDRVEILTSAPLAVASALATPTQEAVDAALPFADALFTDATPRGGVAVQLLEAPDAAREIEHIAVRVRALLDAGVPAREVAVIAREARPAVDAIAAALGRLGVPVTARRRTALGHTAPGRALTALLRAAAESWSRHSIAELAEHPLLRTGLDPLVVNHVGYASAMGSLDGWRDALAQLLARAEARARGEEDGEERRTALPPLERIRSTVEAWARLAPRLAPLAERRDLGAWCGWVVRTLEDGEWGIGERLAAPCDDEEVWRTDLRARDAIAELAATWRKATHDFGHQSAVLDARAFADRFHLMLAQDLITAPSTDFGVIVAEALAAGWRSVAHVFVVGLSSGAFPRRPSPGPLFDPAERRALAEAGLALDPVDAWRERERALFRVLCAGARESLTLSWPAMDAEGREVARSAYVDEAVAVLARREGILDRESPDEALTARGLLVAIPTHEQLVPGFPVVRDAAALSIATGAAAREDARDQTPSPWNGRIEDPALVAELGARYGERYQWSATQLEEAAKCRWHWFANRQLRLEARADADDLMEPTTRGSILHDALDRFFAAAADVFGSPVHLRAGDAARAQALLRTALDEAWAAMDATGTWLGPIATRAAALAELADDLRGYLEFEIEWNEKSYAKSATKPRANVRTGAVEGEFAFDDVALQGGGVSFRLRGKVDRVDRGVDERVPDAERYVAAIDYKSSRYSTPAAGNAKGWDDGIVLQVPLYAAALRALRPGDQLARMEYRIIRGAKAVHQLVLAPMKGDEIQDAPDAEEKLARALDAAGERIAQVRRGELPAAYTPSAGCSKYCPARDICRVPGGPKDVK, from the coding sequence ATGGCCACCCTCCACGTCACCCGACTGCTCGATCCGGCGCAGCTGCTCGCGCGCGCGGTCGACGGGCTCTTCCCGCTCGCCCCATCGAGCGCGGAGCAGCCGTGGCCCACGCTCTCGGCGTGGGTGGTGCTCCGGCAGGGCGGCCTGCGCGACGATCTCATCCGGCTGGCCGCGCAGCGGGGCGTGCCCGGCTGGTTCGACGCGCCCATCTGTCTCTTCAATGAGATCGAGTCGCGCTGGGCCGCGGAGCCGGTCGACGCCCCGCTCAACGACGCCGAACGCGAAGCCCTGCTCTCGGTGCTGCTCGCCGAGCATGCGGTCGGACTGCTCGGCGGGACGCAAGGCTACGAGGCGTGGGTCCCCGCGGTCGACCGGTTCATCGGGGAGGTCGTCGCCGAGGGGATCTCCGTCGCCGAGCTCCGGCGGGCGCTCGACGCGACCGCCACCGACGCTCCGTCGCGCGCGCGCGCGGCGGTGCTCGGCACGGTGTTCGCCGAGTGGGAGGCGGCGCTCGCGCGCGAGCGTCGCGTGGACGGTCGCGATGCCAAGGTGCTACTCGCGCGCGTGATCGCCGAGGATCCGGAGGGCTTCGCCATGCGGCTCGGCAAGCGGCGCGAGATCCGTCTCGTCGGACTCGCGGACCTGCGCGGCGGATGGCGGCCGCTGCTGCGGGCGCTCGAAGCGTCGTCGGCGATCGACCGCGTGGAGATCCTCACCTCCGCGCCGCTCGCGGTGGCGTCGGCGCTCGCGACGCCGACGCAGGAGGCGGTGGATGCGGCGCTGCCATTCGCCGACGCGCTCTTCACCGACGCGACCCCGCGCGGCGGCGTGGCCGTGCAGCTGCTCGAGGCACCGGATGCGGCGCGCGAGATCGAGCACATCGCGGTGCGGGTGCGAGCCCTGCTCGATGCCGGCGTGCCCGCGCGCGAGGTCGCCGTGATCGCGCGCGAGGCGCGCCCTGCCGTCGATGCCATCGCCGCGGCGCTCGGACGACTCGGCGTGCCGGTCACCGCGCGGCGTCGCACCGCGCTCGGCCATACCGCGCCGGGCCGTGCGCTGACGGCGCTCCTGCGCGCCGCGGCGGAGTCGTGGTCGCGGCACAGCATCGCGGAGCTCGCCGAGCATCCGTTGCTCCGCACCGGGCTCGATCCGCTCGTGGTGAATCACGTCGGCTACGCGAGCGCGATGGGGTCGCTCGACGGATGGCGCGACGCGCTCGCGCAGCTGCTCGCCCGCGCCGAGGCACGGGCGCGCGGCGAGGAGGACGGCGAGGAGCGCCGTACCGCGTTGCCGCCGCTGGAGCGCATCCGCAGCACCGTCGAAGCCTGGGCCCGCCTCGCGCCGCGGCTCGCCCCGCTCGCCGAGCGGCGCGACCTCGGGGCCTGGTGCGGCTGGGTCGTGCGCACGCTCGAGGACGGCGAGTGGGGCATCGGGGAGCGACTCGCCGCGCCCTGCGACGACGAGGAGGTCTGGCGCACGGACCTGCGCGCGCGCGACGCGATCGCCGAACTCGCCGCCACCTGGCGGAAGGCCACGCACGACTTCGGCCACCAGTCGGCGGTGCTCGATGCGCGGGCCTTCGCCGATCGCTTCCATCTGATGCTCGCGCAGGACCTCATCACCGCGCCGTCGACCGACTTCGGCGTGATCGTCGCCGAAGCCCTCGCGGCCGGATGGCGTAGCGTCGCGCACGTCTTCGTCGTGGGGCTCTCGTCCGGCGCGTTCCCGCGGCGTCCCTCGCCCGGACCGCTCTTCGATCCTGCCGAACGCCGCGCGCTCGCGGAAGCGGGACTCGCGCTCGACCCCGTCGATGCTTGGCGCGAGCGCGAACGCGCGCTCTTCCGCGTGCTGTGCGCGGGGGCGCGCGAGTCGCTCACGCTCAGTTGGCCCGCCATGGACGCGGAGGGACGCGAGGTCGCGCGCTCGGCGTACGTCGATGAGGCGGTGGCCGTGCTCGCGCGACGCGAGGGGATCCTCGACCGCGAGTCGCCGGACGAGGCGCTCACGGCGCGCGGCCTCCTGGTCGCGATCCCCACGCACGAGCAGCTCGTGCCCGGCTTCCCCGTGGTGCGCGATGCCGCGGCGCTCTCGATCGCGACGGGCGCGGCGGCGCGGGAGGATGCGCGGGATCAGACGCCCTCGCCGTGGAACGGTCGCATCGAGGATCCGGCGCTCGTCGCCGAGCTCGGCGCGCGCTACGGCGAACGCTACCAGTGGTCGGCGACGCAGCTCGAGGAGGCGGCCAAGTGCCGCTGGCACTGGTTCGCGAACCGGCAGTTGCGGCTCGAGGCCCGCGCCGATGCCGACGACCTGATGGAGCCGACCACGCGCGGATCGATCCTGCACGATGCGCTCGACCGGTTCTTCGCCGCGGCGGCTGACGTGTTCGGGTCGCCGGTGCACCTGCGCGCGGGCGATGCCGCGCGCGCCCAGGCGCTGCTGCGCACCGCGCTCGACGAGGCGTGGGCCGCGATGGACGCGACCGGCACCTGGCTCGGCCCGATCGCCACGCGCGCGGCGGCGCTCGCCGAGCTCGCGGACGACCTGCGCGGGTATCTCGAGTTCGAGATCGAGTGGAACGAGAAGTCCTACGCGAAGAGCGCGACGAAACCGCGCGCCAACGTCCGGACCGGCGCGGTCGAGGGCGAGTTCGCCTTCGACGACGTCGCACTGCAGGGCGGCGGGGTCAGCTTCCGCCTGCGCGGCAAGGTGGACCGCGTCGATCGCGGCGTGGACGAGCGGGTCCCCGATGCGGAGCGCTACGTCGCGGCGATCGACTACAAGAGCTCCAGGTACTCCACCCCCGCCGCCGGCAACGCGAAGGGATGGGACGACGGCATCGTGCTGCAGGTGCCGCTCTACGCGGCCGCGCTGCGCGCGTTGCGCCCCGGCGACCAGCTCGCTCGGATGGAGTACCGCATCATCCGCGGGGCGAAGGCGGTCCATCAGTTGGTGCTCGCGCCCATGAAGGGCGACGAGATCCAGGATGCGCCGGACGCCGAGGAGAAGCTCGCGCGCGCGCTCGACGCCGCCGGGGAACGGATCGCGCAGGTGCGACGCGGTGAACTGCCGGCCGCGTACACGCCGAGCGCCGGCTGCTCGAAGTACTGTCCGGCGCGCGACATCTGCCGGGTGCCGGGCGGCCCCAAGGACGTCAAGTGA